A window from Paenibacillus polymyxa M1 encodes these proteins:
- a CDS encoding N-6 DNA methylase translates to MNNKDNMYRVERFSQDQILQLNQSLANYALGFKGLPQHHKEVFEKKGWLLPFLLAYDDLLWGRWDYWLNIQMKGTISGSGPIPQIDWADNGTFRVEQTKKMLLQCLSHPEATIDNFAEWLLWGLGKTDQRLSISEKLNEHYYKIFDLFLILDNPFDYLSYLLSEHSGHGYKKGIGYFPTPMGITRMMVEMNRGNEDLEVMKRQTVSDPCVGCGAMLLPASNYYLRAYAQDISGIAVKLCIIQMFFYAPWYAKPGKDIAGFDDVEPIKITIEGSPRNSDGGQYSFAF, encoded by the coding sequence TTGAATAATAAAGATAATATGTATAGAGTCGAGCGTTTTTCACAAGATCAAATTCTTCAATTAAATCAAAGTCTTGCTAACTACGCTTTGGGCTTCAAAGGTCTTCCTCAGCATCATAAAGAGGTTTTTGAGAAAAAGGGCTGGTTATTGCCATTTCTCCTCGCATATGACGATTTGTTGTGGGGGAGATGGGATTACTGGCTAAACATTCAGATGAAGGGAACAATTTCAGGGAGCGGGCCTATACCTCAGATTGATTGGGCTGACAATGGAACATTTAGAGTAGAGCAAACTAAAAAAATGCTTCTTCAATGCCTAAGTCACCCTGAAGCCACCATAGATAATTTTGCTGAATGGTTATTGTGGGGGTTAGGTAAAACAGACCAAAGATTGAGTATCTCTGAAAAGTTAAATGAGCACTATTATAAGATATTCGATTTATTTCTTATTCTCGATAATCCCTTTGATTATTTATCGTATCTTTTGAGTGAACATTCCGGACATGGCTATAAAAAAGGAATTGGTTATTTTCCAACACCAATGGGGATCACAAGGATGATGGTTGAGATGAATCGTGGCAATGAGGACCTAGAAGTTATGAAGAGACAAACAGTTTCTGATCCTTGTGTAGGTTGCGGTGCTATGTTACTTCCAGCTTCTAACTATTATCTAAGAGCTTACGCACAGGATATTTCCGGAATTGCAGTGAAGCTCTGTATCATTCAAATGTTTTTCTATGCACCGTGGTATGCAAAACCAGGAAAAGATATAGCAGGATTCGACGATGTAGAACCCATTAAGATTACTATCGAAGGTTCTCCTAGGAATAGCGATGGTGGTCAGTATTCTTTCGCATTTTAA
- a CDS encoding phosphoadenosine phosphosulfate reductase family protein, with protein MRFELNHNQGIDSDSKRKEKLVLRKNRIIFFSGGRASFVVADFVKKSYPDDNILLYFTDTLWESPDTYRFIKECSDKLKLPLLIHSAGITPMQLMFEKKLVFNNMIGDCSKLLKMRVASDYLKKQIKPKVERWLNHQFLKQADFIKDATLYFGIGIEELHREEAIARNWRPFRVEMPLIDNMIRIDNVLKEYNIMEPELYKLGFAHNNCNGRCVKAGQGHYRNLKKTMPEIFQKHMEEEYHLYMCVSAYRYILDKSVPDENQIPSHLQEEMLQELDDAYRGYFYGKCTKPKLYIHPAASASTRYMKIKKYSFMKRKGKNPEVSQLEDNEHLYTNVRNPSEPFTLREFALLENSKPEQIDLFDIGGCGCFVQF; from the coding sequence TTGCGTTTTGAACTAAATCATAACCAAGGTATTGATAGTGATTCTAAAAGGAAAGAAAAACTTGTACTACGAAAAAATAGAATCATTTTTTTTAGCGGGGGAAGGGCCAGTTTTGTTGTAGCCGACTTTGTGAAGAAAAGCTATCCTGATGACAATATTTTACTATATTTTACGGACACATTATGGGAAAGCCCTGATACGTACCGTTTCATCAAAGAATGCTCCGATAAATTAAAACTTCCCTTGTTAATTCATAGCGCAGGTATAACGCCGATGCAACTCATGTTTGAAAAAAAGTTGGTTTTTAACAATATGATCGGCGATTGCTCTAAACTTCTCAAGATGCGCGTTGCTTCTGACTACTTGAAAAAGCAGATTAAACCGAAGGTTGAAAGATGGCTAAATCATCAATTTTTGAAACAAGCAGATTTCATTAAAGACGCAACACTCTATTTTGGAATAGGCATTGAAGAGCTGCATCGAGAAGAAGCAATTGCTAGAAACTGGAGACCATTTCGTGTTGAAATGCCACTCATTGATAACATGATACGCATAGACAATGTGCTTAAAGAATACAACATTATGGAACCTGAGTTATATAAGCTAGGCTTTGCTCACAATAATTGTAACGGGCGATGCGTAAAAGCTGGACAGGGACACTATCGAAACCTAAAAAAAACTATGCCCGAGATATTTCAGAAGCATATGGAAGAGGAATATCACCTCTATATGTGTGTGTCAGCATACAGATATATTCTAGACAAGAGCGTACCTGACGAAAATCAGATTCCATCACATCTCCAAGAAGAAATGCTGCAAGAATTAGATGATGCCTATCGGGGATACTTTTACGGCAAGTGTACAAAACCAAAACTCTATATACATCCGGCAGCAAGCGCATCAACAAGATACATGAAAATAAAAAAGTATAGCTTTATGAAGCGTAAAGGGAAAAATCCAGAAGTAAGTCAATTAGAAGATAACGAACATTTGTATACAAATGTTCGTAATCCAAGTGAGCCCTTCACGCTTCGCGAGTTTGCTTTACTCGAGAATTCAAAACCTGAACAGATCGATCTATTCGATATCGGTGGATGCGGTTGTTTTGTTCAATTTTGA
- a CDS encoding peptidase, translating to MIAKNVKVLLVCFFSIIFMSTTASANTSSGYYDTPTINGYNYSFTSEVWLRYPTTGQTIEAVGFVKANTGVPAGYMGVQARLFDQSGTMKTSSSMAYNENDGNINNYAYSPRLTSKGVYYSQTKAAFYYGSGYTSYVGYRSPNQTFSNTESGISVKNSKDIEELLSKTQYSLNSNGETFGSALSANTIGVEPELISAEGTNGVKGYIRSEDLAPKVSSIDEAIKQTGKNGDIRKIPLYDVEGKKNIGEFEVVTNYEVKDEAK from the coding sequence GTGATTGCAAAAAATGTAAAAGTTTTACTAGTATGTTTTTTTTCAATTATTTTTATGTCGACAACAGCCTCAGCCAACACCAGCTCTGGCTACTACGACACTCCAACAATTAATGGCTATAATTATTCATTTACGTCTGAAGTGTGGTTAAGATATCCTACAACTGGCCAAACAATCGAAGCTGTTGGTTTTGTTAAGGCCAATACCGGTGTTCCCGCAGGGTATATGGGTGTTCAAGCACGTTTGTTCGATCAATCGGGTACTATGAAAACTTCAAGCTCTATGGCGTATAACGAAAACGATGGAAACATAAATAATTATGCATATTCGCCCAGACTAACTTCTAAAGGGGTATATTATTCTCAAACCAAAGCTGCTTTTTACTATGGCAGTGGATATACAAGTTATGTTGGTTATAGATCTCCAAATCAAACTTTTTCAAATACTGAGTCCGGAATCTCAGTCAAAAACTCGAAGGATATAGAGGAGTTACTGTCTAAAACCCAATACTCATTAAACAGTAACGGAGAAACTTTCGGTTCCGCGTTATCCGCTAATACGATTGGAGTCGAACCCGAGTTAATTTCTGCCGAAGGTACAAATGGTGTTAAAGGTTATATTAGATCGGAAGATCTAGCACCTAAAGTTTCCTCTATTGACGAAGCAATTAAACAAACAGGCAAAAATGGTGACATTCGAAAAATCCCCCTTTATGATGTAGAAGGGAAAAAAAACATTGGGGAATTT